One Flavobacterium sp. 90 DNA segment encodes these proteins:
- a CDS encoding DUF5107 domain-containing protein — protein MKLKPFLSILLFGSLFVNAQNKPTIKEYKKVFTTYPFSDPDPIPKPDTKVYPYFRFDGFTDKPIQKEWKVIELENDYIKLMILPEIGGKVWSAIEKSTGKDFVYNNHVIKFRDIAMRGPWTSGGVEGNYGIIGHTPNCATPVDYTTITRPDGSVSCVIGVLDLLTRTSWKLDINLPKDKAYFTTNSFWFNATDAEQPYYTWMNTGIKASENLQFIYPGQSYIGHNGEHNSWPIDKENGKDLSFYKNNNFGGYKSYHVFGKYDDFFGGYYHDEDFGMGRYGNHDDKPGKKIWIWGLSQQGMIWEKLLTDTDGQYVEVQSGRLFNQASEGSNLTPFKQRSFAPYQTDLWTEYWFPVKQTKGFVKANNYGAVNVKNENGWLKIYFSPLQKLNEKLEVFNNGKKIYSKDISVNTLQVFKDSIQISVDENKLKLTLGENKLVWNSAPEDGNLARPLEVPKDFDNNSVYGLYLQGKNYIAFKDYVKAEENLNACLKKDPNYAPALSDLASLQIRKLQYKEAVISASKALAIDTYNPAANYYYGLANLHLGNIIDAKDGFDIAASSADFRSAAYTDLSKIYFSENDQSKAIEYAEKSLLNNQYNLEGLQVLAVLYRLQNNSAKANEILNKINTVDPLNHFADFERFLLDNSEASKQHFTSLIRNEMPEQTFLELGIWYQHLGRKDEALKVFSLAVPSAEILYWRAFLEGKSVDLSKIQPGISFPFRRETAIILEKLIPTNDQWQLKYHLALIEWNRDNLSKAKELFTQCGTKPNDPAFYGAKASLFKDDSNVVIASLQQALKLDNQGWRYHKLLAEHYISQKQYDKALAIAEPFYKKHTDNYLMGILYGKTLLLNKKYVAADAFLTKLEILPFEGATAGRQLYHEAKLMQAVAEMKNKQYKKALQFIADAKLFPENLGVGKPYDIDIDERLENWLDYQCYTSLGDSEKAKQSLQKITAFNPKIDNTVMNFLPANQLVSAWAIEKTSSANEAEKWLKDQANLYPTNKIIQWTLLVYTKKPSDILTADEKDGEVRIIEKL, from the coding sequence ATGAAACTTAAACCTTTCTTATCAATACTACTTTTTGGAAGCCTGTTTGTCAACGCACAAAATAAACCCACAATAAAAGAATACAAAAAAGTATTCACAACTTATCCGTTTTCAGATCCCGATCCAATTCCTAAACCCGATACAAAAGTGTATCCGTATTTTCGTTTTGATGGTTTTACAGACAAGCCAATTCAGAAAGAATGGAAAGTTATTGAGCTTGAAAATGATTATATTAAATTAATGATTCTGCCTGAAATTGGCGGAAAAGTGTGGTCGGCGATAGAAAAATCAACCGGAAAAGATTTTGTTTACAACAATCACGTAATCAAATTTAGAGATATCGCCATGCGCGGTCCGTGGACAAGTGGCGGTGTCGAAGGAAATTACGGAATCATCGGGCATACGCCAAATTGCGCTACTCCAGTTGATTATACAACGATAACAAGACCTGACGGAAGTGTAAGTTGCGTTATTGGAGTTTTGGATTTATTGACCCGAACTTCATGGAAATTAGACATCAATTTGCCAAAAGACAAAGCTTATTTTACAACAAATTCCTTTTGGTTTAACGCAACAGATGCTGAACAACCTTATTATACGTGGATGAATACCGGTATAAAAGCTTCAGAAAATTTGCAGTTTATTTATCCTGGACAAAGTTATATTGGTCATAACGGAGAACATAATTCGTGGCCAATTGACAAAGAAAATGGCAAAGATTTATCTTTCTATAAAAACAATAATTTTGGCGGTTACAAATCCTATCACGTTTTTGGAAAATATGATGATTTCTTTGGAGGATATTACCATGACGAAGACTTCGGAATGGGACGATACGGAAATCACGATGATAAACCCGGCAAAAAAATATGGATTTGGGGATTGTCGCAACAAGGAATGATTTGGGAAAAATTACTAACCGATACTGACGGTCAATATGTAGAAGTTCAAAGCGGAAGATTGTTCAATCAAGCCAGCGAAGGCAGTAATTTAACGCCTTTTAAACAACGTTCTTTCGCACCTTATCAAACAGATTTGTGGACAGAATACTGGTTTCCGGTAAAACAAACGAAAGGTTTTGTCAAAGCCAATAATTATGGAGCCGTTAATGTGAAAAACGAAAATGGCTGGTTGAAAATCTATTTTTCTCCACTTCAAAAATTAAACGAAAAATTAGAAGTTTTTAATAACGGAAAAAAAATCTATTCTAAAGATATTTCGGTAAATACATTACAAGTATTCAAAGATTCTATTCAGATTTCGGTTGACGAAAACAAATTAAAACTTACGCTTGGCGAAAATAAATTAGTTTGGAATTCAGCGCCCGAAGATGGTAATTTGGCTCGTCCGTTAGAAGTTCCTAAAGATTTTGACAACAATTCAGTTTATGGATTATATCTTCAGGGAAAAAATTATATTGCCTTTAAAGATTACGTAAAAGCCGAAGAAAATCTAAATGCATGTTTGAAAAAAGATCCAAACTACGCTCCTGCCCTTTCTGATTTGGCTTCTTTGCAAATTAGAAAATTACAATACAAAGAAGCAGTAATTTCGGCAAGTAAAGCCTTGGCGATAGATACTTATAATCCTGCAGCCAATTATTATTACGGACTTGCAAATCTGCATTTAGGAAATATAATCGATGCTAAAGACGGTTTTGATATTGCTGCTTCAAGCGCAGACTTTCGTAGCGCTGCTTATACCGATTTGAGTAAAATTTACTTTAGTGAAAACGATCAATCAAAAGCAATTGAATATGCCGAAAAAAGTTTACTAAACAATCAATACAATCTTGAAGGTTTACAAGTTCTTGCCGTACTTTATCGTCTGCAAAATAATTCCGCGAAAGCGAATGAAATTTTAAACAAAATAAATACCGTTGATCCGTTAAATCATTTTGCAGATTTTGAACGATTCCTTTTGGATAATTCAGAAGCTTCAAAACAGCATTTCACTTCCCTTATCCGAAATGAAATGCCGGAACAAACCTTTCTTGAATTAGGAATTTGGTATCAGCATCTGGGCCGCAAGGACGAGGCACTAAAAGTTTTTTCACTTGCGGTTCCAAGTGCTGAGATTCTATATTGGAGAGCATTTTTAGAAGGAAAATCGGTTGATTTAAGTAAAATTCAACCGGGAATCAGCTTTCCTTTTAGAAGAGAAACAGCAATTATTCTCGAGAAATTGATTCCAACAAACGATCAATGGCAATTGAAATATCATCTGGCTTTAATTGAGTGGAATCGAGATAATCTTTCAAAAGCAAAAGAATTGTTTACACAATGCGGTACAAAACCAAATGATCCGGCTTTTTATGGCGCAAAAGCATCTTTGTTCAAAGACGATTCTAATGTTGTAATTGCAAGCCTTCAACAAGCTTTGAAATTAGACAATCAAGGCTGGAGATATCATAAATTATTGGCAGAACATTACATCAGTCAAAAGCAATATGACAAAGCGCTTGCAATTGCAGAACCGTTTTATAAAAAACATACAGACAATTATTTAATGGGAATATTGTATGGAAAAACATTGTTGCTCAATAAAAAATATGTTGCTGCAGATGCTTTCCTGACCAAATTAGAAATCCTTCCGTTTGAAGGTGCAACTGCGGGAAGACAATTGTATCATGAAGCTAAATTGATGCAGGCTGTCGCCGAAATGAAAAACAAGCAATACAAAAAAGCTTTACAATTTATTGCCGATGCAAAACTGTTTCCGGAAAATCTGGGCGTAGGAAAACCGTATGATATTGATATTGACGAAAGACTTGAAAATTGGTTAGATTATCAATGTTACACAAGTCTTGGCGATAGCGAAAAAGCAAAACAATCTTTACAGAAAATCACTGCTTTTAATCCGAAAATTGATAATACGGTTATGAATTTCTTACCGGCAAATCAATTGGTTTCTGCTTGGGCAATCGAGAAAACTTCCTCTGCAAATGAAGCAGAAAAGTGGCTAAAAGATCAGGCAAATTTATATCCGACAAATAAAATTATACAATGGACATTATTAGTTTACACTAAAAAACCATCAGATATTTTAACCGCTGACGAAAAAGACGGTGAAGTTAGAATCATCGAAAAATTATAA
- a CDS encoding M60 family metallopeptidase: MKHLVLLCILFFLSKGNSYAQSPIDSISIKEDLAFFKDNLATKLKKGIKQQELDQIKNKEIHDAAVEMLKGEYDFNYRLATYKAYLSPTALGKKLSIGDGYSKYENITGIYLPLGKHVILVDNIAKNKTIELVIPNWNRQPPAGMEPDKDPNWGIEKKTYPLKNGINIIDVKDFDGLAYINYYSENPEKENAIKIHFIDAQINGFFDSGKQKNEDWNKLLDNSIYPMIDARGKYIQTIYPKADLKKYAYNKGVELLNCYDTLIHRQHRLMGLIKYNLVPNNRILARVNYNYYMFRDEDGIAYMGGKSGYALGMVLDPAKVIAGDPAWGFSHETGHVHQLTPYFSWAGLCEVSNNVFTMYVIKSLGIKSRLLEGNYYDSARKKVIETKESYLKVGGSFEPLVPFWQLQLYFEKEGKNPDFYPDLFEAFRKQANAFDKLKVKADENPAVYQLNFIKTACEVSKVDLTDFFDAYGFFYVGNFDGDCYGAYHYNMTEKMVMDCKKEIKSKNYPKPVLDITTLTD; encoded by the coding sequence ATGAAACACCTAGTTTTACTTTGCATTTTATTTTTCCTTTCTAAAGGTAATAGTTACGCTCAAAGCCCTATAGATTCCATTTCTATAAAAGAAGATTTAGCTTTTTTTAAAGATAATTTAGCCACGAAATTAAAAAAAGGCATAAAACAGCAAGAATTAGATCAAATTAAAAATAAAGAAATTCATGATGCAGCCGTAGAAATGCTTAAAGGCGAATATGATTTCAACTATAGATTAGCGACTTACAAAGCTTATTTATCACCAACAGCCTTAGGGAAAAAATTATCCATTGGCGATGGTTACAGTAAATATGAAAACATTACAGGTATTTACTTGCCTTTGGGAAAACACGTAATTCTTGTAGACAATATTGCTAAAAATAAAACTATAGAGTTAGTTATTCCTAATTGGAACAGACAACCACCTGCAGGAATGGAACCTGATAAAGACCCTAATTGGGGAATTGAAAAAAAGACATATCCTTTAAAAAATGGTATCAACATTATAGATGTTAAAGACTTTGATGGTTTAGCTTATATTAATTATTATTCTGAAAATCCTGAAAAGGAAAATGCCATTAAAATTCATTTTATCGATGCCCAAATAAATGGATTTTTTGATTCAGGAAAACAAAAAAATGAAGATTGGAATAAACTTCTGGACAATAGTATTTATCCTATGATAGATGCCAGAGGAAAGTATATTCAAACCATTTATCCCAAAGCAGATTTAAAAAAATATGCTTACAACAAAGGCGTAGAATTACTAAATTGTTATGACACTTTGATCCATCGCCAACATCGACTTATGGGATTAATTAAGTACAATCTTGTCCCAAACAACAGGATATTGGCTCGTGTAAACTACAATTATTATATGTTTAGAGACGAAGATGGAATAGCTTACATGGGTGGTAAATCTGGTTATGCATTAGGAATGGTTCTTGATCCCGCAAAAGTAATAGCCGGCGATCCGGCATGGGGATTTAGCCACGAAACCGGTCATGTGCATCAACTAACACCTTATTTTAGTTGGGCAGGACTTTGTGAAGTAAGTAATAATGTTTTTACAATGTATGTTATCAAATCATTGGGAATTAAATCTCGTCTTTTAGAAGGTAACTACTATGATTCTGCAAGAAAAAAAGTTATCGAAACCAAAGAAAGTTATTTAAAAGTGGGCGGAAGTTTTGAGCCGCTTGTACCTTTTTGGCAATTACAATTATACTTCGAAAAAGAAGGCAAAAATCCTGATTTTTATCCAGACCTTTTTGAAGCCTTTAGAAAACAAGCCAACGCATTTGATAAACTAAAAGTAAAAGCAGATGAAAATCCGGCTGTTTATCAACTCAATTTTATAAAAACGGCATGTGAAGTCAGTAAAGTTGATTTAACCGATTTTTTTGATGCATATGGATTCTTTTATGTGGGTAATTTCGACGGAGATTGTTATGGAGCATATCACTATAATATGACCGAAAAAATGGTAATGGATTGTAAAAAAGAAATAAAATCGAAAAATTATCCTAAACCCGTTTTAGATATTACTACTTTAACTGATTAA
- a CDS encoding DUF3472 domain-containing protein — protein MKNIFYLFLTSALVSFSPIKGATTSIEKNKIENPKTKISLPLAGNAFSNKHIDGSTTITENGIENWTDSKEVFTAYFRIYKAGTFQITVEESVEVFGKSELEFSINGISKKVKFDTTKKAITIGSWTINKEGYVALKIKGISKTGNQFPSLNRLTISSEDYDGKISYVPNNEGNFYHWGRRGPSVHLNYQIPETTNAEWYYNEVTVPENEDKIGSYFMANGFGEGYFGIQVNSATERRILFSVWSPFETDDPKSIPETQKIKMLKKGKNVHTGEFGSEGSGGQSYLKYNWKAGTTYKFLLHGIPQNNNSTNYSAYFFSPELEKWILIASFNRPQTNTYLKRFHSFLENFVPEQGDLSRKVLFNNQWICDDKGNWSEINSVRFTTDNTGTREYRMDFAGGIEKGSFYLKDGGFFNNFTTPKTIFTRPLNNKKPEIDFNKLP, from the coding sequence ATGAAAAACATATTTTACTTATTTCTTACTTCGGCATTGGTTTCTTTTTCTCCTATAAAAGGTGCTACAACTTCAATCGAAAAAAACAAAATAGAAAATCCGAAAACTAAAATTTCGCTTCCACTTGCCGGAAATGCTTTTAGTAATAAACATATCGACGGAAGCACTACAATTACAGAAAATGGTATCGAAAACTGGACGGACTCTAAAGAAGTATTTACAGCTTATTTTAGAATTTATAAAGCGGGAACTTTTCAAATTACCGTAGAAGAATCAGTTGAAGTTTTTGGGAAATCAGAATTGGAATTTTCGATTAACGGAATTTCTAAAAAAGTAAAATTTGACACTACAAAAAAGGCAATAACCATTGGAAGCTGGACAATCAATAAAGAAGGTTATGTTGCTCTTAAAATAAAAGGAATCAGCAAAACAGGAAATCAATTTCCGTCCCTGAATCGCTTAACGATTTCGAGTGAAGATTATGATGGCAAAATTTCTTATGTTCCAAATAACGAAGGAAACTTTTATCATTGGGGACGCCGCGGACCATCTGTACATTTAAACTATCAGATTCCGGAAACTACAAACGCCGAATGGTATTACAACGAAGTTACAGTTCCCGAAAATGAAGATAAAATAGGTTCATATTTCATGGCAAATGGTTTTGGCGAAGGCTATTTTGGAATTCAGGTAAACTCTGCTACAGAACGAAGAATTTTATTCTCTGTTTGGAGTCCGTTTGAGACAGACGATCCGAAAAGTATTCCGGAAACGCAAAAAATTAAAATGCTTAAAAAAGGTAAAAACGTTCATACAGGCGAGTTTGGAAGCGAAGGTTCAGGAGGTCAGAGTTATTTGAAATACAACTGGAAAGCCGGAACAACTTATAAATTCTTACTTCACGGAATTCCACAAAACAATAACAGCACCAATTATAGCGCGTATTTTTTTTCTCCCGAATTGGAAAAATGGATTTTGATTGCCAGTTTCAATCGTCCGCAAACTAATACTTACCTAAAAAGATTTCATTCGTTTTTAGAAAATTTCGTTCCGGAACAAGGCGATTTATCACGCAAAGTTCTATTCAATAATCAATGGATTTGTGATGATAAAGGAAATTGGTCAGAGATAAATTCGGTACGTTTTACAACAGATAATACCGGTACAAGAGAATACAGAATGGATTTTGCCGGCGGAATCGAAAAAGGTTCTTTCTATCTAAAAGACGGCGGATTCTTTAACAATTTTACAACACCTAAAACCATTTTTACCAGACCATTAAACAATAAAAAACCGGAAATCGATTTTAACAAATTACCCTAA
- a CDS encoding Gfo/Idh/MocA family oxidoreductase has translation MIASAQMIKTKTPSRPKGQQDVLRLATDPIPTVRVAFIGLGMRGPGAVERMTHIPGVEIVALCDMLEKNTQSANEILTKAGLPKAQEFFGDENAWRKVTALPNVDLVYVATDWKHHALIGVQAMKDGKHVAIEVPGALTMKEIWDLIDTSEKTRKHCMQLENCVYDFFELTTLNMAQQGLFGEILHAEGSYIHGLQPFWGEYWNNWRMDYNIKHRGDVYATHGMGPACQALNIHRGDKMNFLVSMDTKAVGNPAYIKEKSGQEIKDFRNGDHTMTMIRTENGKTIQIQHDVTSPRPYSRMYQLSGTKGFANKYPLEGYALDGAALGDDVKPNHEKLSAHSFVPEEVKKALMEKYKHPIVKNIEEQAKKVGGHGGMDFVMDYRLIHCLQKGLPLDMDVYDLAEWSCLGPLTEISLDKGSVPVEIPDFTRGGWKKLQKLEFSE, from the coding sequence ATGATTGCATCGGCTCAAATGATTAAAACCAAAACCCCTTCACGCCCAAAAGGACAACAAGATGTTTTGCGTTTAGCCACAGATCCTATTCCAACTGTTCGCGTTGCTTTTATCGGACTTGGAATGCGCGGTCCGGGAGCGGTCGAGCGTATGACGCATATTCCGGGAGTCGAAATTGTGGCGCTTTGTGATATGTTAGAAAAAAACACACAATCGGCAAATGAAATTTTGACCAAAGCAGGACTTCCAAAAGCACAAGAATTTTTCGGTGACGAAAATGCCTGGAGAAAAGTAACCGCTTTACCAAATGTTGATTTAGTATATGTTGCCACAGATTGGAAACATCATGCCTTAATTGGCGTTCAGGCTATGAAAGACGGAAAACACGTTGCTATAGAAGTTCCCGGAGCTTTAACAATGAAAGAAATTTGGGATTTAATTGATACTTCTGAGAAAACCAGAAAACATTGCATGCAGCTTGAAAATTGCGTTTATGATTTCTTCGAATTAACGACTTTAAATATGGCACAACAAGGTTTATTTGGCGAAATTCTTCACGCCGAAGGATCTTATATTCACGGTTTACAGCCTTTTTGGGGCGAATACTGGAACAACTGGAGAATGGATTATAACATAAAACATCGTGGTGATGTTTATGCTACACACGGAATGGGTCCGGCTTGTCAGGCTTTGAATATTCATCGTGGTGACAAAATGAATTTCCTGGTTTCTATGGACACAAAAGCAGTTGGAAATCCTGCTTATATCAAAGAAAAATCAGGTCAGGAAATTAAAGATTTTAGAAATGGAGATCACACAATGACAATGATTCGTACTGAAAACGGAAAAACAATTCAAATTCAGCACGACGTAACTTCTCCTCGTCCGTATAGCAGAATGTATCAATTGAGCGGTACAAAAGGTTTTGCAAACAAATATCCGTTAGAAGGTTATGCATTAGATGGTGCAGCATTAGGTGATGATGTAAAACCAAATCACGAAAAATTAAGTGCGCATTCATTTGTTCCTGAAGAAGTAAAAAAAGCTTTGATGGAAAAATACAAACATCCAATTGTAAAAAATATCGAAGAGCAAGCCAAAAAAGTAGGCGGTCATGGCGGAATGGATTTCGTTATGGATTATCGTTTGATTCATTGTTTGCAAAAAGGACTTCCGCTAGATATGGATGTTTATGATCTTGCCGAATGGTCTTGTCTTGGTCCTTTGACAGAAATTTCCCTTGATAAAGGTTCTGTTCCGGTAGAAATTCCCGACTTCACTCGTGGCGGATGGAAAAAATTACAAAAATTAGAGTTTTCAGAATAA
- a CDS encoding M1 family metallopeptidase has translation MNNKFLKYTILSLVALTCQNIEAQNADQNKDEASTYRVTALKVHDLVHTKLDVSFDYGKRYLNGKAWLTLKPHFYETDALTLDAKGMEFKEIAIVQGAKKTPLKYTYDNEQVFITLDRKYKSTEKYTVYIDYIAKPDQLKVKGSNAITDAKGLYFINPDGKDDKPIQIWTQGETEASSAWFPTIDKPNQKTTSEIAMTVESKYVTLSNGKLTAQKANKNGTRTDTWKMDLPHSPYLFMMAVGDFKIYKDTYNGKEVSYYLEPKYAPYAKQIFGKTPDMMKFYGKTLGVEYPWVKYAQVVARDYVSGAMENTSATLHGEYVQKTERELLDDNQESTIAHELFHQWFGDYVTAESWSNLTVNESFATFGEVIWHGHDAGQDAEDRSRYEKLQNCLRSSKDGVSPPLARFYYKDKEDMFDNISYSKGSIILYAAKNQMGDEAFYKSLNRYLTTNAYKSGETHQLRLAMEEVTGKDWSPYFNQWYYQGGNPILNVEYGYADGKATIAVKQTQASSTQTFSLPLKVDFYVNGTKIRKDILIDQREQNFSFDIPTQPTFVDLDPDKILVGQVIENKKVSDYLFQYKNVPTYYNRIEAIKFASKEKSHDGQLILLAGLEDQQDNLRVMSVRAIDLTDAQIKDAAIKTLLNLAKNDKNTIVRAVALVKLAGTGDASYKGLMEESIKNQSYNVIAGGISGLSKYAPDEADKALSTLDDDTKQHVAPLVKRLNSQK, from the coding sequence ATGAATAACAAATTTCTAAAGTATACTATTTTAAGTTTAGTTGCTTTGACTTGTCAGAATATTGAGGCGCAAAATGCGGATCAAAATAAAGACGAAGCATCTACTTATCGAGTTACCGCACTAAAAGTTCACGATCTTGTTCATACAAAACTTGATGTATCTTTTGATTATGGAAAACGCTATTTAAACGGAAAAGCGTGGCTTACTCTAAAACCTCATTTTTATGAAACTGATGCTCTTACGCTTGACGCGAAAGGAATGGAGTTTAAAGAAATTGCTATAGTTCAGGGCGCTAAAAAAACGCCTTTGAAATATACGTATGACAACGAACAGGTTTTTATTACGCTTGACAGAAAGTATAAAAGCACTGAAAAATATACGGTTTACATCGATTATATCGCAAAACCAGATCAATTAAAAGTTAAAGGAAGTAATGCAATTACAGATGCAAAAGGCTTGTATTTTATAAATCCTGACGGAAAAGATGACAAACCAATTCAGATTTGGACACAAGGGGAAACGGAAGCATCATCAGCTTGGTTTCCAACAATTGACAAACCAAATCAGAAAACAACTTCCGAAATTGCAATGACTGTTGAGTCAAAATACGTGACTTTATCAAATGGAAAGTTAACGGCACAAAAAGCCAACAAAAACGGCACTCGTACAGATACCTGGAAAATGGATTTGCCACATTCTCCTTATTTGTTTATGATGGCCGTTGGAGATTTTAAAATTTACAAAGACACTTATAACGGCAAAGAAGTTAGTTATTATCTGGAGCCAAAATATGCACCTTATGCCAAACAAATCTTCGGAAAAACTCCGGATATGATGAAGTTTTACGGCAAAACTTTAGGTGTAGAATATCCTTGGGTAAAATATGCTCAGGTTGTTGCCAGAGATTATGTTTCGGGCGCAATGGAAAATACATCGGCAACTTTGCACGGTGAATATGTACAAAAAACAGAAAGAGAATTACTAGACGATAATCAGGAAAGTACAATTGCTCACGAACTTTTTCACCAATGGTTTGGAGATTATGTAACAGCAGAATCGTGGTCAAATTTGACAGTAAACGAATCTTTTGCCACTTTTGGTGAAGTAATCTGGCACGGTCACGATGCCGGACAAGATGCAGAAGACAGATCTCGTTATGAGAAATTACAAAACTGTTTGCGTTCTTCAAAAGATGGTGTAAGTCCGCCTTTAGCACGTTTTTATTACAAAGACAAAGAAGATATGTTTGATAATATCAGCTATTCAAAAGGTTCGATTATATTGTATGCAGCGAAAAATCAAATGGGAGACGAAGCGTTTTACAAATCATTAAACCGTTATTTAACTACAAATGCTTACAAATCCGGAGAAACACACCAATTGCGTTTAGCAATGGAAGAAGTTACCGGAAAAGACTGGAGTCCATACTTTAACCAATGGTATTATCAAGGAGGAAATCCTATTTTGAATGTTGAATACGGATATGCAGACGGAAAAGCTACAATTGCAGTAAAACAAACACAAGCAAGTTCAACACAGACTTTTAGTTTACCGTTAAAAGTAGATTTTTATGTAAACGGAACTAAAATCAGAAAAGACATTTTGATTGACCAAAGAGAACAAAATTTTAGTTTTGATATTCCAACGCAACCAACTTTTGTAGATCTTGATCCTGATAAGATCTTAGTTGGTCAGGTAATTGAAAACAAAAAAGTATCGGATTATTTGTTCCAATACAAAAATGTTCCAACGTATTATAACCGAATTGAAGCGATAAAATTTGCATCAAAAGAGAAAAGTCATGATGGACAACTTATACTTTTGGCAGGTTTAGAAGATCAACAAGATAACTTGCGTGTAATGAGTGTAAGAGCAATTGATTTGACAGATGCTCAAATTAAAGATGCAGCAATTAAGACATTACTCAACCTTGCAAAAAATGATAAAAATACTATTGTAAGAGCTGTTGCACTTGTAAAATTGGCAGGAACTGGCGATGCTTCTTACAAAGGATTAATGGAGGAAAGTATTAAAAATCAATCTTATAATGTAATAGCAGGCGGAATTTCCGGTTTATCTAAATATGCTCCAGATGAAGCTGACAAAGCATTATCAACATTAGATGATGATACTAAACAACATGTAGCGCCTTTAGTTAAAAGATTAAACAGTCAAAAATAA